The following are from one region of the Bacteroidales bacterium genome:
- a CDS encoding YfiR/HmsC family protein, producing MKKIWSYVYIVLLLIIMNTVSYAQDYSDAEIKTVFIYQFGLNINWENENKIDKFKIAVYGKDETIVPYLKNLAGIQTLKGKQIEVLRFNNIPELLKFKPQIIYVNEKRNYELKTIINSVKGKNILVISNKSQQQELVMINFIYSAEKTIDFEINKKKISEQNLKILPKLLLLGGTEIDVKELYKEQEIELEEEKEKVEILIKKLERQKNLISELNIEIEQKLIELKKQQNEIIIQYKKINDQKKTLITVQNDVKEQRTLLSLKTNELIKKQYKINIKEKIIKKQNKKVEEGIKILKKLTNEIEEKQKEITEKQKKIDIQSEELGVQAIKIDTQQNILIITGIVLIIIISLSVLLIKSNKTKQQINKELKTKNKEVRLRNAEILQKNKKIQAQATELERFNKTLEAGNIEILQKNEEIQIQSDELELINTELEKHRNQLEQLVRERTAELLTAKEKAEESDRLKSAFLANMSHEIRTPMNAIVGFSNLLNNKEFDKKKRKELISYITHSSDTLLHLINDIIDISKIEAGQLEIIKENCFINTTFDELINIYEEKHISDLNNKIEIKFIKKEDEDIILYTDSIRLQQILINLIDNALKFTENGFVEIGYSIKESVNKNEVIFYIKDTGIGLTKQQQNKIFSRFTKLENEREKLYRGAGLGLSICKNIVELLGGEIWLDSKLNKGSTFYFSIPYNKDIQSKKEKHTVAQVVKSSDLSEKTLLIAEDEISNFKLLKMFLSETNIKIIHAKNGNEAFEKYIKEKIDLILMDIKMPIADGLKTTKRIRIENPNIPIIAQTAFAMENDSKMCINAGCNDYITKPINKHKLLDLIYKYL from the coding sequence ATGAAAAAAATTTGGTCATATGTATATATAGTTTTGCTGCTGATTATTATGAACACCGTTTCCTATGCACAAGATTATTCTGATGCTGAAATTAAAACTGTTTTTATATATCAATTCGGATTGAACATAAATTGGGAAAATGAAAATAAAATTGATAAATTTAAAATTGCAGTTTACGGAAAAGATGAAACTATTGTGCCCTATCTGAAAAATTTAGCCGGTATTCAAACTTTAAAAGGAAAACAAATTGAAGTTTTACGATTTAATAATATACCGGAACTCCTAAAATTCAAACCCCAAATTATTTATGTAAATGAAAAAAGAAACTATGAGTTAAAAACGATTATTAACAGCGTTAAAGGCAAAAATATCCTTGTAATCAGTAACAAATCACAACAACAGGAGTTAGTAATGATAAATTTCATTTATTCGGCTGAAAAAACAATAGATTTTGAGATTAATAAAAAAAAAATATCAGAGCAAAATTTAAAAATCTTGCCAAAGCTATTACTACTCGGTGGTACTGAAATTGATGTGAAAGAACTATACAAAGAACAAGAAATCGAATTAGAAGAAGAAAAAGAAAAAGTTGAAATACTGATAAAAAAATTGGAAAGGCAAAAAAATTTAATCAGTGAACTTAATATTGAAATTGAACAAAAATTAATTGAATTAAAAAAACAACAAAATGAAATAATTATTCAATATAAAAAAATAAATGACCAAAAAAAGACATTAATTACAGTTCAAAATGATGTAAAAGAACAAAGAACTTTATTGTCATTAAAAACCAATGAATTAATCAAAAAACAATATAAAATAAATATAAAAGAAAAAATTATAAAAAAACAAAACAAAAAAGTAGAAGAAGGAATAAAAATTCTAAAAAAGCTGACAAATGAAATAGAAGAAAAACAAAAGGAAATTACAGAAAAACAAAAAAAGATAGACATTCAAAGCGAGGAATTAGGAGTTCAAGCAATTAAAATTGATACTCAACAAAATATACTGATAATTACAGGAATAGTTCTTATTATTATAATCTCTTTGTCGGTACTCCTTATAAAAAGTAACAAAACTAAGCAACAAATCAATAAAGAACTAAAAACCAAGAATAAGGAAGTAAGACTTCGAAATGCCGAAATACTTCAAAAAAATAAAAAAATTCAAGCACAAGCAACTGAACTTGAGCGATTTAATAAAACTCTTGAAGCCGGGAACATAGAAATACTTCAAAAAAATGAAGAAATTCAAATACAGTCTGATGAATTAGAGCTGATAAACACTGAACTTGAAAAACACAGAAACCAATTAGAGCAACTTGTGAGAGAACGTACAGCTGAACTTTTAACAGCAAAAGAAAAGGCAGAAGAATCAGATCGTTTAAAATCGGCATTTTTGGCAAATATGTCGCACGAAATCAGAACACCTATGAATGCAATTGTTGGATTTTCTAACCTGCTGAATAATAAAGAATTTGATAAAAAAAAGAGAAAAGAATTAATATCATATATAACTCACAGCAGTGATACTCTGTTACATTTAATTAACGATATTATTGATATATCAAAGATTGAAGCAGGTCAATTAGAGATCATTAAAGAAAATTGTTTTATAAATACAACATTTGATGAATTGATTAATATATATGAAGAAAAACATATTTCAGATTTAAATAATAAGATTGAAATAAAGTTTATTAAAAAAGAAGATGAAGATATTATATTATACACAGACAGCATTCGTCTTCAACAAATTTTAATTAATTTAATCGACAATGCTTTAAAATTTACTGAAAACGGTTTTGTTGAAATTGGATATTCTATAAAAGAATCTGTAAATAAAAACGAAGTAATTTTTTATATAAAAGATACAGGAATAGGTTTAACAAAACAACAGCAAAATAAAATATTCAGCAGATTTACTAAACTTGAAAACGAAAGAGAAAAACTTTATCGCGGTGCAGGTCTCGGATTATCAATTTGTAAAAATATTGTAGAATTATTAGGTGGTGAAATTTGGTTAGATTCGAAATTGAATAAAGGATCAACATTTTATTTTAGTATTCCTTATAATAAAGATATACAAAGTAAAAAAGAGAAACATACTGTTGCTCAAGTTGTTAAAAGTTCTGATTTATCTGAAAAAACTCTACTGATTGCTGAAGATGAAATATCTAACTTTAAACTTCTTAAAATGTTTTTAAGTGAAACAAACATTAAAATTATTCATGCGAAAAACGGAAATGAAGCATTTGAAAAATATATAAAAGAAAAAATCGACCTCATTTTAATGGATATTAAAATGCCGATAGCTGACGGTTTAAAAACAACAAAAAGAATTCGTATTGAAAATCCGAATATTCCCATTATTGCACAAACTGCATTTGCAATGGAAAATGACAGTAAAATGTGCATTAATGCCGGTTGTAATGATTACATAACAAAACCTATTAATAAACACAAACTTTTAGACCTTATATATAAATATTTATAA
- a CDS encoding TonB-dependent receptor — MFKKLLLPFILILFAEFITAQEIQDTTVDKRFEELLNMSLDELMTIKVVSASKKIQKLSEASATITVITAGDIILSGAACIPDLLRSVAGLDVMSAWDNNIDVGGRGLNSFQNSKFLVLLDGQRLNNDYSGSVRWKEIPVFLEDIERIEVITSPLSALYGANSFSGMINIITKPVDKLKGLRVEGNIGEQETGEYHLRFSSTLGKLKFKLNTGLAYTEGWGNRDSTLVKETVLPYKGYYAKLKDWSELYKITLKMEYPISEKTGLFVSEGVNFGDIATPNLQSSQLKILNSSFPTKNWHQMVNYYYRFSENSEIKLRLSSVYWNDGGDISPSESERYDSEVQYSVPLGHKNYFIAGIFGEKVYSESPDIIERREDNLYGFYMQNELKPVSKINITFGLRYDVHTALKGIFSPRITCVFTPSEKHIFRFGTGSAFRKPSFLENYYYSGHDSTLLVAGLLQKPDGISKPERIISYNFDYQTIINKNLSLKINLFKNNVKDIITFTEKVPYLYFDRGYLYENSNKLSVTGGEIEMRFIPANSLQAYANISYQKLEYETDTISEKLSVPEIKGNIGLQYKFKFGLLGNIAVHYVGDKKAQLGNFYEDKYYFMEIDPYVTVDMNIAYHFPFKKGEIQFAVTGFNILDQEHLEYPIWDGNKRYFGLYTGDETSRNYSSEEKIQYENRNALHNRKVLIRITFTLF, encoded by the coding sequence ATGTTTAAAAAATTATTGCTTCCGTTTATATTAATATTATTTGCTGAATTCATAACAGCACAAGAAATACAAGATACTACTGTTGATAAAAGATTTGAAGAACTTCTGAATATGTCATTAGATGAATTAATGACTATTAAAGTTGTATCTGCATCAAAAAAAATACAAAAACTTAGTGAAGCCTCTGCTACAATAACAGTCATCACTGCCGGTGATATTATTCTTTCGGGTGCTGCCTGTATTCCTGATCTTTTAAGGAGTGTAGCAGGTTTAGATGTTATGTCAGCTTGGGATAATAACATTGATGTAGGAGGAAGAGGATTAAATTCTTTTCAAAATTCCAAATTTCTGGTACTTTTAGACGGGCAACGTTTGAATAATGATTACTCAGGTTCGGTCAGATGGAAAGAAATACCTGTATTTCTTGAAGATATTGAAAGAATTGAAGTAATTACATCTCCTTTATCAGCACTCTATGGTGCTAATTCTTTCAGCGGTATGATAAACATTATTACAAAGCCTGTTGATAAGCTCAAGGGTTTAAGGGTTGAAGGCAATATAGGAGAACAAGAAACCGGGGAATACCATTTACGATTTTCAAGTACTTTAGGAAAATTAAAATTCAAGTTAAACACCGGACTTGCTTATACTGAAGGATGGGGAAATCGTGATTCAACATTAGTTAAAGAAACTGTTTTGCCGTATAAAGGGTATTATGCAAAATTAAAAGATTGGAGCGAACTTTATAAAATAACTTTAAAAATGGAATACCCTATTTCCGAAAAAACCGGCTTATTTGTTTCAGAAGGAGTAAATTTCGGTGATATAGCAACGCCTAATCTACAAAGTTCACAACTAAAAATACTTAATTCATCTTTTCCTACAAAAAACTGGCATCAAATGGTAAATTATTATTACCGGTTTTCAGAAAATTCCGAGATAAAACTTCGTTTATCATCAGTTTATTGGAATGATGGAGGAGATATTTCACCGTCAGAATCAGAAAGATATGACAGCGAAGTGCAATATTCCGTGCCTTTGGGGCACAAAAACTATTTTATAGCCGGTATTTTCGGAGAAAAAGTATATTCCGAATCTCCGGATATAATTGAAAGAAGAGAGGATAATCTTTATGGGTTTTACATGCAAAATGAATTAAAACCCGTCTCTAAAATAAATATTACCTTTGGATTAAGATATGATGTACATACTGCTTTAAAAGGAATATTCTCACCCAGAATAACCTGTGTTTTTACACCCTCAGAAAAACATATTTTCCGTTTTGGAACAGGTTCTGCTTTCAGAAAACCCTCATTTCTTGAGAATTATTATTACTCCGGACATGATTCAACATTATTGGTAGCAGGATTATTACAGAAACCGGACGGAATAAGCAAGCCCGAAAGAATTATTTCTTATAACTTTGATTATCAGACAATAATTAATAAGAATCTTTCCTTAAAAATAAATTTATTTAAAAATAATGTGAAAGACATCATAACATTTACAGAAAAAGTACCTTATTTATATTTTGACAGGGGATATTTATACGAAAATTCCAATAAACTGTCTGTTACTGGCGGAGAAATTGAAATGAGATTCATTCCGGCAAATTCCCTTCAAGCTTATGCAAATATTTCTTATCAGAAATTAGAGTATGAAACTGATACAATTTCTGAAAAATTAAGCGTACCTGAGATAAAAGGGAACATAGGACTTCAATATAAATTTAAATTTGGTCTTTTGGGCAATATAGCTGTGCATTATGTAGGAGATAAAAAAGCTCAATTAGGAAACTTTTACGAAGATAAATATTATTTTATGGAAATAGACCCGTATGTTACAGTTGATATGAACATAGCTTATCACTTTCCTTTTAAAAAGGGTGAAATACAGTTTGCTGTTACCGGTTTCAATATTCTTGACCAAGAACATCTTGAATATCCTATATGGGACGGAAATAAAAGATATTTCGGACTATATACCGGAGATGAGACATCAAGAAATTACAGCTCGGAAGAAAAAATTCAGTATGAAAACAGAAATGCGTTGCATAACAGGAAAGTTTTAATACGAATAACTTTTACACTATTTTAA
- a CDS encoding bifunctional metallophosphatase/5'-nucleotidase, which yields MKILKKTSLIIIFSVLSLYLKSQNDTTEIIILHTNDMHAMIDNFSKLASLVEEYRKNYENVFLFSAGDLFTGNPIVDQYKHKGLPIVELMNKVQYDLSCIGNHEFDYGQKEFVCLMNIASFPFICSNINISEHSDLKSKKGYIKLFTKDSISIGVLGLIQIEKNHFPSCNPENLYGLSFDDPIKTARKYKTYKDSTDIFIALTHLGFEQDKKLAKKNQFFDVIIGGHSHTELNQGYIKGNTLIVQAGSYLNYAGVLKIKISDHKIISKSDTIINLNSYNHYNKETAKIINAYNDNPDFDEVIGFAKNDITGNDELGALMTDAMQDTMGVDISFQNIGGIRLDQIPSGDITIKQIFELSPFENTFVIYKMNTGQIKKLIKYAYKLQNSNAIQANGIQIDLHVKENDKIKKIILKNSDGSKLENKTYTVAVNSYMAAAYELNFLKDGTKKSIIDAGCTGSFIKKYKTIDYKGVKRVNIIKATYND from the coding sequence ATGAAAATTTTAAAGAAAACATCTCTTATTATAATTTTTTCTGTCTTATCATTATACTTAAAAAGTCAGAATGATACTACAGAAATAATAATTCTTCATACAAATGATATGCATGCAATGATTGATAATTTCTCAAAACTTGCATCATTAGTCGAAGAATACAGAAAGAATTACGAAAATGTTTTTTTATTTTCAGCAGGTGATCTGTTTACCGGAAACCCCATTGTTGATCAATATAAGCACAAAGGCTTACCAATAGTAGAGTTAATGAACAAAGTACAATACGATTTATCATGTATCGGTAATCATGAATTTGATTACGGGCAAAAAGAATTTGTATGTTTAATGAATATAGCATCATTTCCATTTATCTGTTCAAATATTAATATTTCAGAACATTCTGATCTGAAATCTAAAAAAGGATATATTAAGCTGTTTACAAAAGACAGTATTTCAATTGGGGTATTAGGCTTAATTCAAATTGAAAAAAATCATTTCCCTTCTTGTAATCCTGAAAATTTATACGGACTTTCATTTGATGATCCTATTAAAACAGCCCGAAAATACAAAACATATAAAGATTCAACAGATATATTCATAGCTTTAACACATTTAGGATTTGAACAAGACAAAAAACTGGCAAAAAAGAATCAATTTTTTGATGTAATAATCGGCGGTCATTCTCATACCGAACTAAATCAAGGATATATTAAAGGTAATACATTAATTGTTCAAGCAGGTTCTTATTTAAATTATGCAGGAGTATTGAAAATTAAAATTTCTGATCATAAAATCATATCAAAAAGTGATACTATCATAAATTTGAATTCTTACAATCATTATAATAAAGAGACGGCAAAGATAATTAATGCTTATAATGACAATCCGGATTTTGATGAAGTTATCGGCTTTGCTAAAAATGATATTACCGGTAATGATGAATTAGGAGCATTAATGACTGATGCAATGCAAGATACTATGGGTGTTGATATTTCTTTTCAAAATATCGGAGGAATAAGACTTGATCAAATCCCTTCCGGAGATATAACAATAAAACAAATATTTGAACTTTCGCCTTTCGAAAATACTTTTGTGATTTACAAAATGAATACCGGACAAATAAAAAAATTAATTAAATATGCATATAAACTTCAAAACAGTAACGCAATTCAAGCAAACGGTATTCAAATAGATTTACATGTAAAAGAAAATGATAAAATAAAAAAAATTATCTTGAAAAACTCTGACGGCAGCAAATTAGAAAACAAAACATATACTGTTGCCGTAAACAGCTATATGGCAGCAGCATACGAACTGAATTTTCTTAAAGACGGAACTAAAAAAAGTATAATTGATGCCGGATGCACCGGTAGCTTTATAAAAAAATATAAAACAATAGATTATAAAGGCGTTAAAAGGGTGAATATTATTAAGGCAACCTACAATGATTAA
- a CDS encoding T9SS type A sorting domain-containing protein gives MKKTTFIILLITMLSLTVFSQKDVNGVVIADTSNFKLIKVWGTHYERGYAVGYLDGDRMLNLYNNYIVPNLSQAGIDTLKKYIEEEKHFVIAQKYHDEAQGMVDGINDAGFGAKDFDYLDVLAANTFFDFIGFSGKQENDIDFGCSSLMSWGDATSSTGLDGGSVISRHVDWTPNVHLINSSTVIAHIPEESEEQAWVMIGFAGQMSALSGVNNSGTAVFQNSLADFSGTALKNKAYEPIWFTARNALEVYDYNSDGLNNTNDVRDAVDINKNGYANGIILSVAAATNSEYDSLTAMVVESACLEPFHTYRYNNYDDLIPGDNLYAANASIKRNDAHNYEPRYDSIVKYIGDGTLIDDETNWSLMRDYSNSGPYNIQFMQFIPEDKILKLSVADLYKEYAYQKEPVVILIDTLFEIPAVNINKVLKKKDVKIFPNPVNQNCILNVILPESKSCKIQIYNSLGKQVYQYVSYPEANTCKIPVRFKSGIYFLEIEQEGTIYNSKLVVM, from the coding sequence ATGAAAAAAACAACTTTTATTATCTTGTTAATTACTATGTTATCATTAACCGTTTTTTCACAAAAAGATGTAAACGGTGTTGTTATTGCAGATACTTCAAATTTTAAACTGATAAAGGTATGGGGAACTCATTACGAAAGAGGATATGCCGTTGGTTATTTGGATGGTGACAGAATGCTTAATTTATACAATAATTATATTGTACCTAATCTAAGTCAAGCAGGTATTGATACTTTGAAAAAATATATTGAAGAAGAAAAGCATTTTGTAATAGCTCAAAAATATCATGACGAAGCTCAAGGAATGGTTGACGGAATTAATGATGCAGGTTTCGGAGCAAAAGATTTTGATTATTTGGATGTTTTGGCGGCAAATACTTTTTTTGATTTTATCGGATTCTCCGGTAAACAAGAAAATGATATTGATTTTGGTTGTTCATCTTTAATGAGTTGGGGTGATGCTACTTCTTCAACCGGTTTAGACGGAGGTTCTGTTATTTCCAGACATGTTGATTGGACTCCGAATGTTCATTTAATCAACAGCAGTACAGTAATTGCTCACATACCGGAAGAATCGGAAGAACAAGCATGGGTTATGATTGGTTTTGCGGGGCAAATGTCAGCCTTATCGGGAGTAAACAACAGCGGAACGGCTGTATTTCAAAATTCTTTAGCTGATTTCAGCGGAACTGCTTTAAAGAATAAAGCGTATGAACCAATTTGGTTTACGGCAAGGAATGCTCTTGAAGTTTATGATTATAATTCTGACGGATTAAATAATACAAATGATGTAAGAGATGCAGTAGATATTAATAAAAACGGATATGCAAACGGGATAATTCTTTCAGTTGCGGCAGCAACGAATTCAGAATATGATTCTTTAACTGCAATGGTTGTTGAATCTGCATGCTTGGAACCATTTCATACATACAGATATAACAATTATGATGATTTAATACCCGGTGATAATTTGTATGCAGCCAACGCATCAATTAAGCGAAATGATGCACATAATTATGAGCCGAGATATGATAGTATTGTTAAGTATATTGGTGACGGAACTTTAATTGACGATGAAACTAATTGGTCTTTAATGAGAGATTATTCAAACTCAGGTCCATATAATATCCAATTTATGCAATTTATTCCGGAAGATAAAATTTTGAAATTATCAGTTGCCGATCTTTATAAAGAATATGCTTATCAAAAAGAGCCGGTTGTTATATTAATTGATACACTTTTTGAAATACCTGCTGTGAATATTAATAAAGTCCTGAAAAAGAAAGATGTAAAAATATTTCCGAACCCTGTTAATCAGAACTGCATATTAAATGTTATTTTACCTGAATCAAAGAGTTGCAAGATTCAGATTTATAATTCTCTCGGAAAGCAAGTATATCAATATGTTTCTTATCCGGAAGCTAACACATGTAAAATTCCGGTAAGATTTAAGTCCGGAATCTATTTTCTGGAGATTGAACAAGAAGGAACAATTTATAATTCGAAATTGGTAGTAATGTAA
- a CDS encoding Zn-dependent hydrolase, whose amino-acid sequence MKNKISIFSIFFILFFVFVSYKTNSQNIMKQKAEQFISFKLTADISHLTENQIKMLPVLFEAAKIMDELFWMEAYGNKDELFKDVEDEYLKRFIEINYGPWERLNGNIPFIEGAGEKPAGANFYPADMTKEEFEALEDENKTSLYTMIKRDDKGKLNVVWYHEIFKERTEKVAELLKQAAELAEDEGFKKYLNLRAEDILKDDFLASDMAWMDMKNNDIDFVVGPIENYEDGLFGYKAAHEAFILIKDKEWSKKLEKYVAMLADLQKAIPVSDEYKKEVPGSDSDLGAYDVVFYAGDCNAGSKTIAINLPNDKRVHLAKGSRKLQLKNSMKAKFDKILVPISNILIAESQRKNIKFDAFFENTMFHETAHGMGIKYLINDPETEVSAALKEFSTTIEESKADILGLFLVTKLYEMGEFPEKDLLDNYVTFMTSIFRSVRFGISSSHGKANMLRFYYFQDKGAFSRDAETGTYSVNFEKMKEAMNSLTEKILIIQGDGNYDEAKKWVEEKGKIGDDLQKDLDRVNDAGIPVDIVFEQGLEQLGIK is encoded by the coding sequence ATGAAAAACAAAATCAGTATTTTTTCAATTTTCTTTATATTATTTTTTGTATTTGTTTCTTATAAAACCAATTCGCAAAATATTATGAAACAAAAAGCCGAGCAATTTATATCTTTTAAGTTAACGGCAGACATTAGTCATTTGACTGAAAACCAAATAAAGATGTTACCTGTCTTATTTGAAGCAGCCAAAATTATGGATGAACTGTTTTGGATGGAAGCTTACGGTAATAAAGATGAACTTTTTAAAGATGTTGAAGATGAATATCTGAAAAGATTCATTGAAATAAATTACGGACCTTGGGAAAGATTAAACGGAAATATACCTTTTATCGAAGGAGCGGGAGAGAAACCTGCAGGTGCAAATTTTTATCCTGCCGATATGACAAAAGAAGAGTTTGAGGCATTGGAAGATGAAAACAAAACATCACTATATACAATGATTAAAAGAGATGATAAAGGGAAATTAAATGTTGTGTGGTATCATGAAATTTTTAAGGAAAGAACTGAAAAAGTTGCTGAATTATTAAAACAAGCAGCCGAATTAGCTGAAGATGAAGGCTTTAAAAAATATCTAAATTTAAGAGCCGAGGATATTCTTAAAGATGATTTTTTAGCAAGTGATATGGCATGGATGGATATGAAAAATAACGACATTGATTTTGTTGTAGGTCCCATTGAGAATTATGAGGATGGCTTATTTGGATATAAAGCAGCTCATGAAGCATTTATTTTAATAAAAGACAAAGAATGGAGCAAGAAGTTGGAAAAATATGTTGCTATGTTAGCTGATCTGCAAAAAGCTATACCGGTTTCCGATGAATATAAAAAGGAAGTTCCGGGAAGCGATTCTGATCTTGGTGCATATGATGTTGTATTTTATGCAGGTGATTGCAATGCCGGCAGTAAAACGATTGCTATTAATTTACCTAATGATAAAAGAGTTCATTTAGCAAAGGGCAGCAGAAAATTGCAATTAAAGAATTCCATGAAAGCAAAATTTGATAAGATACTTGTGCCAATCAGTAATATTTTAATTGCAGAGAGCCAAAGAAAAAACATTAAGTTTGATGCTTTCTTTGAGAATACGATGTTCCATGAAACAGCACACGGTATGGGAATAAAATATCTGATCAATGATCCCGAAACAGAAGTAAGTGCAGCTTTAAAAGAGTTTTCAACAACAATTGAAGAAAGTAAAGCCGATATATTAGGATTATTTCTGGTAACAAAATTATACGAAATGGGTGAATTCCCCGAAAAAGATCTTTTGGACAATTATGTAACATTTATGACAAGTATTTTCAGATCAGTGAGATTTGGAATTTCCAGCTCTCACGGTAAAGCAAATATGTTGCGTTTCTATTATTTTCAAGATAAAGGTGCTTTTTCAAGAGATGCAGAAACAGGAACTTACAGTGTTAACTTTGAAAAGATGAAAGAGGCAATGAACTCCTTAACAGAAAAGATTTTAATAATTCAAGGTGACGGTAATTATGATGAAGCAAAAAAATGGGTAGAGGAAAAAGGAAAGATAGGTGATGATCTGCAAAAAGACCTTGACAGAGTTAATGATGCAGGAATTCCTGTTGACATTGTTTTTGAGCAAGGACTTGAACAATTGGGGATTAAATAA
- a CDS encoding Rrf2 family transcriptional regulator, whose amino-acid sequence MSSVVRFSEAASISLRGTVLIAKSDKFLNVTKIAEEIGGSRHHVAKVMQRLSKEGYIKSMRGPTGGFVLLKKPEEISFLDIYQAIEGKIIINECPFDKKETCIFEKCLLGTVVPEITQNFIDYLGKQFVSDYI is encoded by the coding sequence ATGAGTTCAGTAGTAAGATTTTCAGAAGCAGCATCTATTTCATTACGCGGAACAGTATTGATTGCAAAATCAGATAAGTTCCTGAATGTAACAAAGATAGCTGAAGAAATCGGCGGATCACGCCATCATGTGGCAAAGGTGATGCAAAGACTTTCAAAAGAAGGATATATTAAATCTATGAGAGGACCAACCGGAGGTTTTGTATTATTAAAGAAACCTGAAGAAATTTCATTTTTGGATATTTATCAAGCCATTGAAGGAAAGATAATAATTAATGAATGTCCTTTTGACAAAAAAGAAACATGTATTTTTGAAAAATGCTTGTTAGGCACTGTTGTACCTGAAATAACACAAAATTTTATTGATTATTTGGGAAAACAATTTGTTTCGGATTATATATAA
- a CDS encoding Rrf2 family transcriptional regulator — MSSVVRFSEAASIALHGTVLIAKSDKFLNVTKIAEQIQGSRHHVAKVMQRLSKEGYIKSMRGPTGGFVLVQKPEKISFLDLYQAIEGRIIIEEWPEGSFEKKLLGNITQKMTQDFIEFMGKQFVSDYL; from the coding sequence ATGAGTTCAGTAGTAAGATTTTCAGAAGCAGCATCTATTGCATTGCACGGAACAGTTTTGATTGCAAAATCAGATAAATTCTTAAATGTAACAAAGATAGCTGAACAAATTCAAGGATCACGTCATCATGTAGCAAAAGTGATGCAAAGACTTTCAAAAGAAGGATATATTAAATCTATGAGAGGACCTACCGGAGGTTTTGTTTTAGTACAGAAACCGGAAAAAATTTCTTTTTTAGATCTTTATCAAGCCATTGAAGGAAGAATAATAATTGAAGAATGGCCTGAAGGTTCTTTTGAAAAAAAATTATTAGGGAACATTACACAGAAGATGACACAAGATTTTATTGAATTTATGGGAAAACAATTTGTTTCGGATTATTTATAG